ACGTACCTTATACAAAAAACATATTGTCAACTAAAAATCTCTCTTAAAAAATAATTTTTATGAAAGTCACACCCATTGAAATAAAACAGCAAACCTTTGAAATTACTTTTAGAGGATACGATAAGACCCAGGTACACCAATTTTTAGAAGCATTGGCTTTAGAATGGGAATTGCTTATTATACAAAATAAAGAATATAAAACGAAAATTCACCAAGCGGAGCAAGAAATAAAACGGCTTCGAGAAGTAGAAGCTACCCTTGTTGGTATTATTAAGAACGAGGAGCAAAAAAACATCTACCAAATAAATAAACCGAGTGAATCAGAACTCATTCTCAAGGATACAAATGATATTGCTGAAAAAATACTCCAACAAGCAAGAGAAAAAGCAAAAGAAATAGTAACAACAGCAGAAAACGAAGCAGAAAGCACCATAGAACAATCCCATAAAGCCCTTGCTTTCATAAAAAAAAACTACACCCTTATTCAAAATCATAAAGATTATATCCTGAAAGATTTACGAAATCTGTATTTAAAAATAAACGATGGAATTGAAATAATAGAACAATTAAATCCCGAGCCACCTCTTGTTTCTTATAGATACACAGACACCGATACAATACATATACAAAAAGAAGAACTCCTGTTAGAAAAAAAAAACACAATACCATCTGACCCTTTTGAAAATACCCTCGACGTAAAACATACAGATGAAATGGAAACAAAAAA
Above is a window of Chitinophagaceae bacterium DNA encoding:
- a CDS encoding DivIVA domain-containing protein, which produces MKVTPIEIKQQTFEITFRGYDKTQVHQFLEALALEWELLIIQNKEYKTKIHQAEQEIKRLREVEATLVGIIKNEEQKNIYQINKPSESELILKDTNDIAEKILQQAREKAKEIVTTAENEAESTIEQSHKALAFIKKNYTLIQNHKDYILKDLRNLYLKINDGIEIIEQLNPEPPLVSYRYTDTDTIHIQKEELLLEKKNTIPSDPFENTLDVKHTDEMETKKQIQKHNPKTLSFFDTI